In Anopheles gambiae chromosome 2, idAnoGambNW_F1_1, whole genome shotgun sequence, a single window of DNA contains:
- the LOC1281855 gene encoding erythroid differentiation-related factor 1 yields the protein MDDTEIELCPRISTVSKDGHADDPGQQVKSNAIVRFSIVQSTVPFGRLKCNTNLNMPPSNWLSNSANSYGLGQFLSHQAGFSSFRMANMFPDCVGGVDVVSDSENIKRLLKLPYSRKSVISMIVHRIENTLLIDEFDVAKYLLLQEEAEWHWLRSFIYENILKSLNDSERKLFLHPKTREAFQQKYLTSKFLYHSLQTGAEQEDATAKTEPHDVILNNCAPYTPLPHAGPLLPEPTEEEHFPDAQQRNHMFNRNVIWTFEDIRMLIGTDLPIFGGANRPCISLRLRDESKPINVLTGIDYWLDNLMSNVPEVVMCYHLDGIVQRYELIKTEDLPRLENSEFSPQLIRNVAQNILAFLKANVTKAGHTYWLFKARNDDVVKLYDLTTLCEAHDGGGTTAEEDGTAKKGDTEELSSKQPAPTGTGKVGEDNNPTSLPPGGQNPFTVPVAMLLYTVARNMKNSVENGTVSASKAGAIRTLLNNCITLLPKEKYPQIVTSSHYILSDLHIPADTDPCSPKFNTTIDEDEDDDVGYLCGERNSTPSENGLDETEDEAPAAVKEQEGQREPTGGGVKLEAAIQSIKDTLKEYKVEERLGKHHNSRPAPLLCSTAERCNIALQHIVDGLQCLQYFDNYEEQKQREKEKEAERQKIVHEETHPNMAKSDNAIPLPYQPLRPEPCPVDPAKIIPMGWKEGCAGAQEDKDSERNGKAGKKRSKRKDADKQRKGGGGGSNKPDAGPDRAPEADPRALLLKGQIGVIKSWNVHLKILLFEKACLVYATMAEQEYAQQRYGATLRYLYSAIRCQQVVTKHISCVSSQLGNLLGRAGDCFFQLAKDWDRIGEHLAQFAAQHPLDQLIMEELVKDIGSEVENTLPVPTENMEQLIVTSCGCYETAIAVATKDEDELRRRLGSVRNELGVKYMHWAQEEYQKYVERTEDGALDSTEPLYQLLTKKSYDSLQKGIALFEAVNDTTNLAFLLCNMGRFMRFRAHIHLVGEKPNNVTAMKKFYHEAFEYYHRALGILGSRKDYPDMWSLVTWELSTATFNLARQLQDHNVIPVDGQGGQSQSQEEVEQEVVEMLQRALKLCDQDNSGPKQVLYSFRAGLIHHRIASYHHMSYRSTAVEHRRKTSLRLTKLHYEKAANIFESLSEPQEYLQIQMERIALQEYQCEQASASAAKTSHLLGALSLCKQAYPLIEHLAITKPHAVDESPTGTADGGSSTSTNDGNAGGYEELQKLLELFEKRLQVILRTLTKLSLQAAGDQKDPTATHYKALFAVALQKKPAQVAEDVPPPKGGGEAGAVIKEYALHLSNVLRQICDLDRDHEAVARRTAAPR from the exons ATGGATGACACGGAAATTGAACTGTGCCCGCGCATTAGCACGGTGTCGAAGGACGGGCATGCGGATGATCCCGGCCAGCAGGTGAAATCGAACGCCATCGTGCGCTTTTCGATCGTGCAGAGTACGGTACCGTTCGGTCGGCTCAAGTGCAACACCAATCTCAACATGCCACCGTCCAACTGGCTGAGCAATTCGGCCAACTCGTACGGACTGGGACAGTTCCTGTCCCACCAGGCCGGTTTCAGCAGCTTCCGGATGGCGAACATGTTTCCCGATTGCGTTGGCGGCGTGGACGTGGTGTCGGATTCGGAAAACATCAAGCGTCTGCTCAAGCTGCCGTACTCGCGCAAAAGCGTCATCTCGATGATTGTGCATCGCATCGAAAACACGCTACTGATCGACGAGTTTGACGTGGCCAAgtatctgctgctgcaggaggaagcCGAATGGCACTGGCTGCGCTCGTTCATCTACGAAAACATTCTGAAGAGTCTGAACGACAGCGAGCGGAAGCTGTTTCTGCATCCCAAAACGCGCGAAGCATTTCAGCAGAAGTATCTCACCTCCAAGTTTCTGTACCACAGCTTGCAGACGGGGGCGGAACAGGAGGACGCGACCGCAAAAACTGAACCGCACGATGTGATACTGAACAATTGCGCACCGTACACGCCACTGCCCCACGCCGGACCGCTGCTGCCCGAGCCGACGGAGGAGGAGCACTTTCCCGATGCGCAGCAGAGAAATCACATGTTCAATCGAAACGTGATCTGGACGTTCGAGGACATCCGGATGCTGATCGGGACGGATCTGCCCATCTTTGGTGGAGCGAATCGGCCGTGCATAAGCCTACGGCTGCGCGACGAATCGAAACCGATCAACGTGCTGACCGGCATCGATTACTGGCTGGACAATTTGATGTCCAACGTGCCGGAGGTGGTCATGTGCTACCATCTGGACGGTATCGTGCAGCGGTACGAGCTGATCAAGACCGAGGATCTGCCACGGTTGGAGAATTCCGAGTTTTCTCCCCAGCTCATCCGCAACGTGGCCCAGAACATTCTCGCCTTTCTGAAGGCGAACGTCACCAAGGCGGGCCACACCTACTGGCTGTTTAAGGCGCGCAACGACGACGTTGTGAAGCTGTACGATCTGACCACGCTGTGCGAAGCGCACGACGGGGGCGGAACCACGGCAGAAGAGGATGGAACGGCCAAGAAAGGGGATACGGAGGAATTGTCCTCCAAACAACCGGCACCCACCGGTACGGGCAAGGTTGGGGAAGATAACAATCCCACCAGCCTGCCGCCGGGTGGACAGAATCCTTTCACCGTGCCGGTAGCGATGTTACTTTACACCGTAGCACGAAATATGAAAAATTCCGTCGAAAATGGCACTGTGTCGGCGTCGAAAGCGGGTGCCATCCGGACGCTGCTGAACAATTGCATCACCCTGCTGCCAAAGGAAAAGTATCCGCAGATTGTTACGTCCTCACATTACATTCTGTCCGATTTGCATATTCCCGCGGATACGGATCCAT GTTCACCCAAGTTCAACACCACGATCGACGAGGATGAAGACGACGATGTTGGCTATCTGTGCGGTGAGCGCAATTCCACGCCCTCGGAAAACGGGCTGGACGAGACGGAGGATGAAGCGCCAGCGGCTGTGAAGGAGCAGGAAGGGCAGCGGGAACCAACAGGAGGCGGCGTAAAGCTGGAAGCAGCCATCCAGAGCATCAAAGATACGCTCAAAGAGTATAAGGTGGAGGAGCGATTGGGCAAGCATCACAACTCCCGTCCGGCGCCACTGCTCTGCAGCACGGCGGAACGGTGCAACATTGCGCTGCAGCATATCGTCGACGGATTGCAGTGCCTGCAGTACTTCGACAACTACGAGGAGCAGAAGCAGCgcgagaaggaaaaggaagccGAACGGCAAAAGATTGTCCACGAGGAGACACACCCGAACATGGCAAAGTCGGACAATGCGATCCCGCTGCCGTACCAACCGCTGCGCCCGGAGCCTTGCCCTGTCGATCCAGCAAAAATCATCCCAATGGGCTGGAAGGAGGGGTGCGCGGGTGCGCAAGAGGACAAGGattcggaacggaacggaaaggCGGGCAAAAAGCGCTCGAAGCGTAAAGACGCGGACAAGCAACGAaagggcggcggcggcggctcgAACAAGCCAGATGCCGGTCCCGATCGTGCCCCGGAAGCGGATCCGCGGGCGCTTTTGCTGAAGGGACAGATCGGTGTGATTAAATCGTGGAACGTGCACTTAAAGATACTGCTGTTCGAGAAAGCCTGCCTCGTGTATGCGACCATGGCAGAGCAAGAGTACGCACAGCAGCGATACGGAGCGACCTTGCGCTATCTGTACTCTGCCATCCGCTGCCAGCAGGTGGTGACGAAGCACATCTCGTGCGTATCCTCCCAGCTCGGCAACTTGCTGGGTCGAGCGGGCGATTGCTTTTTCCAGCTCGCCAAAGATTGGGATCGAATTGGCGAGCATCTGGCCCAGTTTGCGGCCCAGCATCCTCTCGATCAGCTGATTATGGAGGAGCTAGTGAAGGATATTGGCAGTGAGGTGGAAAACACGCTGCCCGTGCCGACGGAAAACATGGAACAGCTCATAGTGACCAGCTGCGGCTGCTACGAAACGGCCATTGCCGTGGCGACCAAGGACGAGGACGAGTTGCGGCGCCGGCTCGGCAGCGTTCGAAACGAGCTCGGCGTAAAGTATATGCACTGGGCGCAGGAAGAGTATCAGAAGTACGTGGAACGGACGGAGGACGGAGCGCTCGATTCGACGGAACCGTTGTATCAGCTGTTGACGAAGAAATCGTACGATTCGCTGCAGAAAGGCATCGCGCTGTTTGAGGCCGTCAACGACACGACGAATCTAGCGTTTCTCCTGTGCAACATGGGCCGGTTCATGCGGTTCCGGGCACACATTCATCTGGTCGGCGAAAA ACCGAACAATGTGACTGCAATGAAGAAATTCTACCACGAAGCATTTGAATACTACCATCGAGCGCTCGGGATTCTCGGTTCGCGCAAGGATTATCCGGACATGTGGTCGTTGGTTACGTGGGAGCTATCTACTGCCACGTTCAATCTGGCCAGGCAGCTGCAGGATCACAACGTCATTCCGGTCGATGGACAGGGAGGCCAATCGCAGTCACAGGAGGAAGTCGAGCAGGAGGTGGTTGAAATGCTGCAGCGAGCGTTGAAACTGTGCGATCAAGACAACAGCGGTCCCAAACAGGTCCTGTACTCCTTCCGTGCTGGTCTCATTCACCATCG TATTGCATCGTACCACCACATGTCGTACCGATCGACGGCCGTTGAACATCGCCGTAAAACATCCCTGCGACTCACAAAGCTCCACTACGAAAAGGCTGCCAACATCTTTGAAAGCCTCTCGGAACCGCAGGAATATCTGCAGATCCAAATGGAACGCATCGCGCTGCAGGAGTACCAATGCGAACAGGCGTCAGCATCGGCCGCAAAAACGTCCCACCTGCTCGGTGCCTTGTCCCTCTGCAAGCAGGCATATCCGCTAATCGAACACCTTGCCATCACAAAGCCACACGCCGTCGATGAGTCTCCGACCGGCACGGCggacggtggcagcagcaccagcaccaatgACGGTAACGCTGGCGGCTACGAggagctgcagaagctgctggAGCTGTTCGAAAAGCGGCTGCAGGTGATTTTGCGAACGCTCACGAAGCTGTCGCTTCAAGCGGCAGGCGACCAGAAGGACCCCACGGCCACCCATTACAAAGCACTGTTCGCGGTGGCCTTACAGAAAAAACCGGCCCAAGTAGCGGAAGATGTTCCGCCGCCCAAGGGTGGCGGTGAGGCCGGTGCAGTGATCAAAGAGTATGCCTTGCACCTGTCCAACGTTTTGCGGCAGATATGTGATCTCGATCGCGACCACGAAGCGGTAGCGCGGCGAACGGCAGCGCCGCGATAA
- the LOC1281857 gene encoding flavin reductase (NADPH): MSRPAARAVFAFAFYCPLVFRLIIKSNIYSVSTPRSTTAVIVILDTIVLVSPLGSTVVQKMQKIVFFGGTGMSGQCAVRYALKKGLSVRLLVRNEATVPEDFKAKVELVQGDVTNVEDVKKAVAGQELVCVVLGTRNDLKPTTAMSDGMSNIIAAMKEASLKKFSVCLSSFLFMDPEKVPAIFVNINGEHRRMLETVKGCGLEYRAVLPPHIADEPQAEFATAYDKAPGHSRSISKLDLGQFLVDCLFDEAHAGKVIGICTIK, encoded by the exons ATGAGTCGACCTGCCGCTAGAGCCGTGTTTGCATTCGCATTCTACTGCCCCCTCGTTTTCCGGCTGATAATAAAAAGCAATATTTATTCAGTCTCGACACCGCGAAGCACTACAGCCGTGATTGTAATTTTGGATACGATTGTTCTAGTCTCCCCTCTCGGTTCTACTGTTGTACAAAAGATGCAGAAGATTGTCTTTTTCGGCGGCACCGGCATGTCCGGCCAATGTGCGGTTCGGTACGCACTGAAAAAGG GGCTGTCCGTTCGTTTGCTGGTGCGCAACGAGGCGACCGTCCCGGAAGATTTCAAAGCAAAGGTCGAGCTAGTGCAGGGTGATGTAACGAACGTGGAGGACGTGAAGAAAGCGGTCGCTGGTCAGGAATTGGTCTGTGTAGTGCTTGGCACGCGCAACGATCTCAAACCAACCACGGCAATGTCGGACGGCATGTCGAACATCATCGCCGCTATGAAGGAAGCTTCGCTGAAAAAGTTTTCCGTCTGTCTGTCGTCGTTCCTGTTCATGGACCCGGAGAAGGTGCCGGCCATCTTTGTCAACATTAATGGGGAGCACCGCCGCATGCTGGAGACGGTGAAGGGCTGCGGGTTGGAGTACCGGGCCGTGCTGCCACCGCACATTGCCGACGAACCTCAGGCCGAGTTTGCCACCGCCTACGACAAAGCGCCCGGCCATTCGCGGTCCATCTCCAAGCTCGATCTCGGCCAATTCCTCGTGGACTGCCTGTTCGATGAGGCACATGCGGGAAAGGTTATCGGCATTTGCACGATTAAGTGA
- the LOC3290456 gene encoding conserved oligomeric Golgi complex subunit 1 isoform X2 yields MAKSLDLLNIDVDQLFKQHNVAEIDLVHKRVLNEIELKREELRTMVGERYRDLLKAADTIGDMKQTAGSIIGNVDRITARCQQLNDHNLIGFRTGTDYQRMQKKHRDHNFHGVIVQIKLLTSLPEMIWSRIDREDYFVATQLFIFARHISTGLSLDTEREMMRKFPVAAKQWQVLSQFFFTIEAACRESLGREELSVAVVSKSLASWLLLESCPVEQTLSMFTERRSKAFLDVLDENETVYEKVKDKLLASLKVLIGTVRLFYECFVDDGTAEADGVQGGFQRELQHITGDKAAPTIGLIRSEDPMIMQMVPEMIAKFRPRLERIDLAEENVRTAVSAFLRSIETTVAGRLKRLVSLVPSIKTLHDIKRQAIALDKPSNWSAVTAKLGLSEGTDFYATFYQRLINDRMQSIIKSAWTETVQKTRSDLLELLAGNPGDLKAFVWKESLDDVPMNLETALDRSNPSTRKLLMKAHGYTPALVALIGSLNGRLQTLTRDVRSFLSSSTRSEVDEMLAYFRQCCVDGVAELITATKSAEFDPTAERYALLARFLTAVRELCPALRECFIPTTIGLADSWHAGRTSSSTVAMPEEDPERWAKVAGLLEDESLQCWTLWVERFQQRWPTLSADVGYDALLNDFPVWETVTIEENDENNQPIQSTIRVPSQPSFPVQKCLHHVYELLNEAIPQTIPRPTMLDIVERLATMLLKHYDVLAGTEFVQQNQSLALQYYLDVRFLQLLLMGREQKQLNERFNELVGRFKSYIDPFDFDVFYGHLNANVKRSILKLQHFLGALICHSEQLGTIVGPSGAGTEPLDKNPNILTLSSNSLNMVWFPLLPVVCKDTASATAGSSGLTTASLGGDSLKTFTFST; encoded by the exons ATGGCGAAGAGCTTAGATTTACTGAACATCGATGTGGATCAACTGTTCAAGCAGCACAATGTAGCCGAAATCGATTTAGTGCACAAGCGGGTGCTGAACGAGATTGAGCTGAAGCGCGAGGAACTTCGCACGATGGTTGG TGAACGCTACCGTGATTTGCTGAAGGCGGCAGATACGATCGGTGACATGAAGCAGACGGCCGGTTCCATCATTGGCAATGTCGACCGCATCACGGCCCGCTGTCAGCAGCTGAACGATCACAATCTGATTGGCTTTCGCACCGGCACCGACTACCAGCGGATGCAGAAGAAGCACCGCGATCACAACTTTCACGGTGTGATTGTGCAGATTAAGCTGCTGACCAGCCTGCCCGAGATGATTTGGAGCCGTATCGATCGGGAGGACTACTTCGTGGCGACGCAGCTGTTCATTTTTGCCCGGCACATCTCGACGGGGTTGAGCCTGGACACGGAACGGGAAATGATGCGCAAATTCCCCGTCGCCGCCAAGCAGTGGCAGGTGCTGAGCCAGTTTTTCTTCACCATCGAGGCAGCGTGCCGGGAGTCGCTGGGCCGCGAGGAGCTTTCGGTTGCGGTGGTTTCCAAGAGCTTGGCcagctggctgctgctggagtcGTGTCCGGTAGAGCAGACCCTGTCCATGTTTACTGAGCGGCGCTCGAAAGCGTTCCTCGACGTgctggatgaaaatgaaaccgTGTACGAGAAGGTGAAGGATAAGCTGCTGGCCAGCTTGAAGGTGTTGATCGGTACGGTGCGCCTGTTTTACGAGTGCTTCGTCGACGACGGCACTGCGGAGGCGGACGGTGTTCAGGGAGGGTTTCAGCGCGAGCTACAGCACATTACCGGGGATAAAGCGGCACCAACGATCGGATTGATACGGTCGGAGGATCCGATGATTATGCAGATGGTTCCGGAAATGATTGCAAAATTCCGGCCCCGATTGGAGCGAATCGATTTGGCGGAAGAGAACGTGCGGACTGCAGTAAGTGCTTTTCTGCGCAGCATCGAAACGACAGTTGCCGGTCGGCTgaaacgcttggtcagtctgGTGCCGTCGATAAAAACGCTGCATGATATCAAGAGGCAGGCTATCGCGCTGGATAAACCGTCCAACTGGAGTGCCGTCACCGCAAAGCTAGGACTATCGGAAGGGACCGATTTCTACGCCACCTTCTACCAGCGACTCATAAACGATCGCATGCAAAGCATCATAAAGTCAGCGTGGACCGAAACGGTGCAGAAAACTCGCTCGGACTTGCTGGAATTGCTGGCCGGCAATCCGGGCGATTTGAAAGCATTCGTGTGGAAGGAATCGCTCGACGACGTGCCGATGAATCTGGAAACTGcactcgatcgatcgaatcCATCCACACGCAAGCTGCTCATGAAGGCACACGGGTACACACCGGCACTGGTTGCACTCATCGGTTCACTGAACGGGCGTCTGCAAACGTTAACCCGTgacgttcgttcgtttctttcttcctCAACACGGTCCGAGGTGGACGAAATGTTAGCCTATTTCCGGCAGTGCTGCGTGGACGGTGTAGCCGAGCTGATAACGGCCACCAAGTCAGCTGAGTTTGATCCGACCGCCGAACGGTACGCACTGCTAGCACGTTTTCTCACCGCCGTCCGGGAGCTTTGTCCGGCGCTGCGCGAATGTTTCATTCCCACGACGATCGGTCTGGCGGATAGTTGGCACGCGGGACGAACATCCTCATCGACCGTCGCCATGCCTGAGGAGGATCCGGAGCGATGGGCCAAGGTGGCCGGGCTGCTCGAGGATGAGAGTTTGCAGTGCTGGACGCTGTGGGTGGAACGATTCCAGCAACGGTGGCCCACACTCTCCGCCGACGTCGGGTACGATGCGCTGCTGAACGATTTCCCCGTCTGGGAGACGGTTACGATCGAGGAGAACGATGAAAACAATCAACCAATTCAATCGACCATTCGCGTACCGTCGCAACCGAGCTTCCCGGTGCAGAAGTGTCTCCATCACGTGTACGAGCTGCTGAACGAAGCCATCCCCCAGACCATTCCGCGCCCGACGATGCTCGACATCGTGGAGCGGCTCGCAACGATGCTGCTAAAGCACTACGACGTGCTGGCCGGGACGGAATTCGTGCAGCAAAACCAATCCCTAGCCCTGCAGTACTATCTCGACGTTCGTttcctgcagctgctgctgatggggcGCGAACAGAAGCAGCTGAACGAGCGCTTCAACGAACTGGTGGGCCGTTTCAAATCGTACATCGATCCGTTCGATTTTGACGTGTTTTATGGCCATCTGAACGCGAACGTGAAACGATCCATCTTGAAGCTGCAGCACTTTCTGGGCGCACTCATATGTCACAGCGAGCAGCTCGGCACGATTGTGGGTCCCAGCGGGGCAGGGACGGAGCCGTTGGACAAAAACCCAAACATCCTTACGCTCAGCTCGAACAGCCTGAACATGGTGTGGTTCCCGCTGCTGCCGGTTGTTTGCAAGGACACCGCTTCGGCTACAGCGGGCTCGAGTGGACTGACGACCGCTTCGCTGGGAGGCGATAGTTTAAAG acCTTTACATTCTCAACTTAG
- the LOC133391967 gene encoding uncharacterized protein LOC133391967, which yields MSELEQLEEAYSQLVEFVKELENDPDDDGPAATEPSNDEPIPSKAVEVVMQATNKVVKSLCMFNEFEMVLQDKIASLHIISNELMLTGLHLQELNNKIAETRKKANKDNYDKLFQSCEPFVASIEELETVAE from the exons ATGTCGGAGTTGGAACAATTGGAAGAAGCCTACTCACAGCTGGTTGAGTTTGTGAAGGAACTAGAAAATGaccctgatgatgatggaccTGCGGCAACCGAACCATCCAACGACGAGCCGATCCCTTCCAAGGCCGTGGAAGTGGTAATGCAGGCAACTAACAAGGTCGTGAAGTCATTGTGTATGTTTAACGAGTTTGAAATGGTGCTTCAAGATAAAATAG CTTCCTTGCATATCATCTCGAACGAGCTGATGCTTACTGGTTTGCATCTGCAGGAGCTGAACAATAAGATAGCAGAAACACGCAAAAAGGCCAACAAAGACAACTACGACAAGTTGTTCCAGAGCTGCGAACCGTTCGTAGCTTCGATAGAGGAGCTTGAAACCGTTGCTGAATAA
- the LOC3290456 gene encoding conserved oligomeric Golgi complex subunit 1 isoform X1: protein MAKSLDLLNIDVDQLFKQHNVAEIDLVHKRVLNEIELKREELRTMVGERYRDLLKAADTIGDMKQTAGSIIGNVDRITARCQQLNDHNLIGFRTGTDYQRMQKKHRDHNFHGVIVQIKLLTSLPEMIWSRIDREDYFVATQLFIFARHISTGLSLDTEREMMRKFPVAAKQWQVLSQFFFTIEAACRESLGREELSVAVVSKSLASWLLLESCPVEQTLSMFTERRSKAFLDVLDENETVYEKVKDKLLASLKVLIGTVRLFYECFVDDGTAEADGVQGGFQRELQHITGDKAAPTIGLIRSEDPMIMQMVPEMIAKFRPRLERIDLAEENVRTAVSAFLRSIETTVAGRLKRLVSLVPSIKTLHDIKRQAIALDKPSNWSAVTAKLGLSEGTDFYATFYQRLINDRMQSIIKSAWTETVQKTRSDLLELLAGNPGDLKAFVWKESLDDVPMNLETALDRSNPSTRKLLMKAHGYTPALVALIGSLNGRLQTLTRDVRSFLSSSTRSEVDEMLAYFRQCCVDGVAELITATKSAEFDPTAERYALLARFLTAVRELCPALRECFIPTTIGLADSWHAGRTSSSTVAMPEEDPERWAKVAGLLEDESLQCWTLWVERFQQRWPTLSADVGYDALLNDFPVWETVTIEENDENNQPIQSTIRVPSQPSFPVQKCLHHVYELLNEAIPQTIPRPTMLDIVERLATMLLKHYDVLAGTEFVQQNQSLALQYYLDVRFLQLLLMGREQKQLNERFNELVGRFKSYIDPFDFDVFYGHLNANVKRSILKLQHFLGALICHSEQLGTIVGPSGAGTEPLDKNPNILTLSSNSLNMVWFPLLPVVCKDTASATAGSSGLTTASLGGDSLKEQQKGKSASGGGESGKSTLGSSSGNSAAGTTKQSTKEATAGGSSTSAGTAQNYAKGAAAFFGLDKDWFR from the exons ATGGCGAAGAGCTTAGATTTACTGAACATCGATGTGGATCAACTGTTCAAGCAGCACAATGTAGCCGAAATCGATTTAGTGCACAAGCGGGTGCTGAACGAGATTGAGCTGAAGCGCGAGGAACTTCGCACGATGGTTGG TGAACGCTACCGTGATTTGCTGAAGGCGGCAGATACGATCGGTGACATGAAGCAGACGGCCGGTTCCATCATTGGCAATGTCGACCGCATCACGGCCCGCTGTCAGCAGCTGAACGATCACAATCTGATTGGCTTTCGCACCGGCACCGACTACCAGCGGATGCAGAAGAAGCACCGCGATCACAACTTTCACGGTGTGATTGTGCAGATTAAGCTGCTGACCAGCCTGCCCGAGATGATTTGGAGCCGTATCGATCGGGAGGACTACTTCGTGGCGACGCAGCTGTTCATTTTTGCCCGGCACATCTCGACGGGGTTGAGCCTGGACACGGAACGGGAAATGATGCGCAAATTCCCCGTCGCCGCCAAGCAGTGGCAGGTGCTGAGCCAGTTTTTCTTCACCATCGAGGCAGCGTGCCGGGAGTCGCTGGGCCGCGAGGAGCTTTCGGTTGCGGTGGTTTCCAAGAGCTTGGCcagctggctgctgctggagtcGTGTCCGGTAGAGCAGACCCTGTCCATGTTTACTGAGCGGCGCTCGAAAGCGTTCCTCGACGTgctggatgaaaatgaaaccgTGTACGAGAAGGTGAAGGATAAGCTGCTGGCCAGCTTGAAGGTGTTGATCGGTACGGTGCGCCTGTTTTACGAGTGCTTCGTCGACGACGGCACTGCGGAGGCGGACGGTGTTCAGGGAGGGTTTCAGCGCGAGCTACAGCACATTACCGGGGATAAAGCGGCACCAACGATCGGATTGATACGGTCGGAGGATCCGATGATTATGCAGATGGTTCCGGAAATGATTGCAAAATTCCGGCCCCGATTGGAGCGAATCGATTTGGCGGAAGAGAACGTGCGGACTGCAGTAAGTGCTTTTCTGCGCAGCATCGAAACGACAGTTGCCGGTCGGCTgaaacgcttggtcagtctgGTGCCGTCGATAAAAACGCTGCATGATATCAAGAGGCAGGCTATCGCGCTGGATAAACCGTCCAACTGGAGTGCCGTCACCGCAAAGCTAGGACTATCGGAAGGGACCGATTTCTACGCCACCTTCTACCAGCGACTCATAAACGATCGCATGCAAAGCATCATAAAGTCAGCGTGGACCGAAACGGTGCAGAAAACTCGCTCGGACTTGCTGGAATTGCTGGCCGGCAATCCGGGCGATTTGAAAGCATTCGTGTGGAAGGAATCGCTCGACGACGTGCCGATGAATCTGGAAACTGcactcgatcgatcgaatcCATCCACACGCAAGCTGCTCATGAAGGCACACGGGTACACACCGGCACTGGTTGCACTCATCGGTTCACTGAACGGGCGTCTGCAAACGTTAACCCGTgacgttcgttcgtttctttcttcctCAACACGGTCCGAGGTGGACGAAATGTTAGCCTATTTCCGGCAGTGCTGCGTGGACGGTGTAGCCGAGCTGATAACGGCCACCAAGTCAGCTGAGTTTGATCCGACCGCCGAACGGTACGCACTGCTAGCACGTTTTCTCACCGCCGTCCGGGAGCTTTGTCCGGCGCTGCGCGAATGTTTCATTCCCACGACGATCGGTCTGGCGGATAGTTGGCACGCGGGACGAACATCCTCATCGACCGTCGCCATGCCTGAGGAGGATCCGGAGCGATGGGCCAAGGTGGCCGGGCTGCTCGAGGATGAGAGTTTGCAGTGCTGGACGCTGTGGGTGGAACGATTCCAGCAACGGTGGCCCACACTCTCCGCCGACGTCGGGTACGATGCGCTGCTGAACGATTTCCCCGTCTGGGAGACGGTTACGATCGAGGAGAACGATGAAAACAATCAACCAATTCAATCGACCATTCGCGTACCGTCGCAACCGAGCTTCCCGGTGCAGAAGTGTCTCCATCACGTGTACGAGCTGCTGAACGAAGCCATCCCCCAGACCATTCCGCGCCCGACGATGCTCGACATCGTGGAGCGGCTCGCAACGATGCTGCTAAAGCACTACGACGTGCTGGCCGGGACGGAATTCGTGCAGCAAAACCAATCCCTAGCCCTGCAGTACTATCTCGACGTTCGTttcctgcagctgctgctgatggggcGCGAACAGAAGCAGCTGAACGAGCGCTTCAACGAACTGGTGGGCCGTTTCAAATCGTACATCGATCCGTTCGATTTTGACGTGTTTTATGGCCATCTGAACGCGAACGTGAAACGATCCATCTTGAAGCTGCAGCACTTTCTGGGCGCACTCATATGTCACAGCGAGCAGCTCGGCACGATTGTGGGTCCCAGCGGGGCAGGGACGGAGCCGTTGGACAAAAACCCAAACATCCTTACGCTCAGCTCGAACAGCCTGAACATGGTGTGGTTCCCGCTGCTGCCGGTTGTTTGCAAGGACACCGCTTCGGCTACAGCGGGCTCGAGTGGACTGACGACCGCTTCGCTGGGAGGCGATAGTTTAAAG GAACAACAGAAAGGAAAGTCCGCATCCGGTGGCGGTGAATCGGGAAAATCCACCCTCGGCAGTAGCAGCGGTAACAGTGCTGCTGGGACTACGAAACAATCCACCAAAGAGGCCACTGCGGGTGGCAGTAGTACGTCTGCTGGTACGGCACAGAACTATGCCAAGGGTGCGGCTGCCTTCTTCGGCTTAGATAAGGATTGGTTCCGATAA